A window of Chlorobium phaeobacteroides DSM 266 genomic DNA:
ACGACCACTTGCCCTGCTGCATCAAAATCATCTCAACGATCTCCCGCACACACCCCTTGCCGCCCTCATAGGCTGAGATATAGGCAACACGATGGCGAAGATAGTCGGTGCCGTCAATAGGAGTCACAGGAAACCCGACCTGCTCGAGCACCGATATATCGCCAAGATCATCGCCGATATAGGCACACGAATCATCATCGAGGCCAGCAGAATCCCGAAAAGCGACATAGGCATCAAAAACGCTTTCCGCATTGAGATAAAGCGAAGTAACGCCGAGCTGCTCAAGAAGAGGCCGATACGCCTCGGCATCGCGCTCCGAAACCACCGCCACAATCAACCCCTGTTTCAAAGCCTCTTTCAAAGCCGTTGCATCCCTCAGAGAGATCGAACAGATCTCCCGACCGCTGCCGTCAATTGTCATCCTGCCGCCATTGAGCACGCCGTCCACTGGAATAACCAGCGCCCTTACTGCAGCAAGCGCCTGCTGAATCCTGGAAGAGGGATCCGCCTCGGAGGGCTGCATCCCGAAAAACTGAAAACCTGACAAGAGCGTAACCCGTTTTATAGTGAATGAATAGACTGCATACAGCGACAAAGCTGCATCAGCTCTTTAACAACAGAAGCAAACTGATCGAGCCGAACCTGAGTCGCGGCATCTGAATGCGCATGTTCAGGCGAAGGATGCACCTCGAAAAACAGACCATCAACCCCGGCCGCAACCGCCGCGCGAGCAAGCGGCATCATAAACTCGCGCTCCCCGCCTGAAACGCCGTTGCCCGAAGCCGGAAGCTGAAGACTATGCGTAGCGTCATACAACACCGGATACCCTGTCGAAGCCATCTTCGGAAATGCGCGAAAATCGACAACAAGATTATGGTATCCGAACGAACTCCCCCGCTCCGTCAGCATAATTCGGCTGTTACCCGTTCCGGCAACCTTGGCAGCGGCAAACGCCATATCT
This region includes:
- a CDS encoding KdsC family phosphatase; its protein translation is MQPSEADPSSRIQQALAAVRALVIPVDGVLNGGRMTIDGSGREICSISLRDATALKEALKQGLIVAVVSERDAEAYRPLLEQLGVTSLYLNAESVFDAYVAFRDSAGLDDDSCAYIGDDLGDISVLEQVGFPVTPIDGTDYLRHRVAYISAYEGGKGCVREIVEMILMQQGKWSYMDHREA